In the bacterium genome, one interval contains:
- a CDS encoding RraA family protein, which yields MQVFASPETIRSMTPLNPFDRQPDGRPLVPDALLERISKAATEQVWRTLGLHGYTHQFEGGWFQSHPGRVLVGRAVTAIFMPFRPDLDQVVITASGKPAGDRHGSGGQNSWVIDGLLPGDVMVADMFGKVEDGPLVGDNLATTISRRTGAGAVIEGTIRDYDGIKHISPLQIFCRGVHPSFLRECTLVGVNVPVRIGGATALPGDVVLGTETGVVFIPPHLAEEVATSAEDIRLRDTFSKQRLAEGRYSALVIDRDWTEEIEQDFRRWRAERT from the coding sequence ATGCAGGTCTTCGCAAGCCCCGAGACCATCCGGTCGATGACCCCGCTCAACCCCTTCGACCGGCAGCCCGATGGCCGGCCCCTGGTGCCCGATGCGTTGCTGGAACGAATCTCCAAGGCGGCCACCGAACAGGTCTGGAGAACCCTGGGCCTGCACGGGTACACGCACCAGTTCGAGGGCGGCTGGTTCCAGTCGCACCCCGGGCGGGTACTGGTGGGGAGGGCGGTCACCGCCATCTTCATGCCGTTCCGGCCGGATCTCGACCAGGTGGTGATCACCGCGTCCGGCAAGCCCGCGGGCGACCGGCATGGTTCGGGCGGTCAGAATTCATGGGTCATCGACGGCCTGCTCCCCGGCGACGTCATGGTGGCCGACATGTTTGGCAAGGTCGAGGATGGTCCGTTGGTCGGTGACAACCTGGCCACCACCATCAGCCGCCGCACCGGCGCCGGCGCCGTGATCGAAGGGACGATCCGCGACTACGACGGCATCAAGCACATCTCGCCGCTGCAGATCTTCTGCCGCGGCGTGCACCCCTCTTTCCTCAGGGAGTGCACGCTCGTGGGGGTCAATGTCCCGGTGCGAATCGGAGGGGCCACCGCGCTGCCGGGCGATGTGGTGCTCGGCACCGAGACCGGCGTCGTCTTTATCCCGCCCCACCTGGCCGAAGAGGTGGCGACCAGTGCTGAGGACATCCGGCTGCGCGACACCTTCAGCAAGCAGCGCCTGGCCGAAGGGCGCTACAGCGCCCTGGTGATCGACCGCGACTGGACGGAGGAGATCGAGCAAGATTTCCGCCGGTGGCGGGCCGAGCGAACGTAG